The following proteins are co-located in the Candidatus Methylomirabilota bacterium genome:
- a CDS encoding 3-hydroxybutyryl-CoA dehydrogenase, whose translation MDIKVIAVVGAGTMGHGITQVALQAGLQVLLEDVAKDILESAKSRITFGLAKGVEKGKLTEAQKGEMLKNLTLTTALSDCADADFVIEAVAENFSVKKGVFEELDRACRPEVILATNTSSISITKIASTTSAPSRVIGMHFFNPVPIMRLVEIIPGFATEEKTVAVTHQLAQRIGKTPVRATDFPGFLANRIILPMINEAIYALMEGVGTAEAIDNVMKLGANHPMGPLALADLIGLDVCLAILQTLHEGFGEPKYGPCPLLVRMVEAGFLGQKKGRGFYTYEHKRKE comes from the coding sequence ATGGACATCAAGGTTATTGCCGTGGTGGGTGCGGGGACCATGGGACATGGAATCACTCAGGTGGCCCTCCAGGCAGGGCTTCAGGTCCTCCTCGAGGATGTGGCAAAAGACATCCTTGAAAGTGCCAAGAGCCGGATTACTTTCGGTCTCGCCAAAGGGGTGGAAAAAGGAAAGCTCACTGAGGCCCAGAAAGGGGAAATGCTCAAAAACCTCACCTTGACTACCGCCCTCTCCGATTGCGCCGATGCCGACTTTGTCATCGAAGCAGTGGCTGAAAACTTCTCGGTCAAAAAGGGTGTGTTCGAAGAACTCGACCGGGCGTGCAGACCCGAGGTGATCCTGGCCACGAACACGTCTTCCATTTCAATCACCAAGATCGCCTCAACCACTTCCGCCCCTTCTCGGGTCATCGGGATGCACTTCTTCAACCCTGTCCCCATCATGCGGTTGGTAGAGATCATCCCGGGCTTCGCCACCGAAGAAAAAACAGTTGCCGTCACCCACCAACTGGCTCAGCGGATAGGCAAGACCCCTGTGAGGGCCACCGATTTTCCCGGTTTCCTTGCGAATCGAATCATCTTGCCCATGATCAACGAGGCGATCTACGCCCTGATGGAGGGGGTAGGAACCGCCGAGGCCATCGACAATGTGATGAAACTCGGTGCGAACCACCCTATGGGCCCTCTAGCCTTGGCTGATCTGATCGGCCTCGACGTCTGCCTCGCCATCTTGCAGACCCTTCACGAGGGTTTTGGGGAACCCAAATACGGTCCCTGTCCTCTCCTTGTTCGCATGGTCGAAGCTGGCTTCCTCGGCCAAAAGAAGGGCCGCGGTTTTTACACATATGAACACAAGAGAAAGGAATAA
- a CDS encoding enoyl-CoA hydratase-related protein, which produces MDHQTLSYQVTDGVALITLNRPKALNAINRMMIQELTRVSDQAEADQEVRVLILTGAGEKAFAAGADITEFQQLSPLEALQSSQAFQAAFNRIERLKKPIIAAVNGFCLGAGCELALACDFIFASDRARFGQPEVNLGFIPGGGGTQRLARLIGKPRAKELIYTGEMIDAQEAYRIGLVNKVFPAADLMTEVRKFAQQVISKGAVVLELAKRVIDGGYQIDLMAALTLEANTFAVCFATEDKTEGVNAFLEKRQPHFKGR; this is translated from the coding sequence GTGGACCATCAGACGCTGAGCTACCAGGTCACCGATGGGGTCGCCCTCATCACCTTGAATCGTCCCAAGGCGCTTAATGCGATTAATCGGATGATGATCCAGGAGCTTACCCGGGTGTCGGACCAGGCCGAGGCGGACCAAGAAGTTCGGGTCTTGATCCTGACGGGGGCTGGGGAGAAGGCCTTCGCCGCTGGTGCCGACATCACCGAATTCCAGCAGTTGAGCCCCCTGGAGGCCCTTCAATCCTCTCAGGCCTTCCAGGCAGCCTTCAACCGGATCGAGCGCCTGAAGAAGCCAATCATCGCAGCCGTCAATGGCTTTTGTCTGGGAGCCGGGTGCGAGCTGGCCCTCGCCTGCGACTTCATCTTCGCGTCGGATCGGGCCCGGTTCGGCCAGCCGGAGGTGAATCTGGGATTCATTCCTGGGGGGGGCGGCACACAACGCCTCGCCCGCCTGATTGGCAAGCCGCGGGCGAAAGAACTGATCTACACCGGAGAGATGATCGATGCGCAGGAGGCTTACAGGATCGGCCTCGTGAACAAGGTCTTCCCGGCCGCCGACCTGATGACGGAGGTGAGGAAATTCGCTCAGCAGGTCATAAGCAAGGGTGCGGTGGTACTCGAGCTCGCGAAGAGGGTCATCGACGGGGGATATCAGATTGATCTTATGGCCGCATTGACCCTGGAGGCCAACACCTTCGCCGTCTGCTTTGCCACCGAGGACAAGACGGAAGGGGTCAACGCCTTCCTTGAGAAGCGGCAGCCCCACTTCAAAGGGAGGTAG